The following proteins are co-located in the Polymorphospora rubra genome:
- a CDS encoding helix-turn-helix domain-containing protein gives MSAFGTELRRLRSRNGLSLRALAARTHYSHGYLWDLEQGRKTPPHDTAAVLDQALNGSGALIAAASGIQPVPDWADDRLRTVVAGSHHPDPATVDHLAQALAVQRRLEDTVGAGHVLLPVLGQTATVAQIRAATVGPLHDKLLRLESAFAQFAGWLHQDLGRRSESEQWYARALAQSLEAGDSGMTASILSMQSNAAWGAGNVRRAVALAEASARQATTPGVLALSEQQLARGLAAAGQRDDALRALDRAEAHSVAAMNNRDREPAWIYFSDPARLRIQRALALRELGDYREAADLFEQSLAGLPDGFTRDRGQYLARLAVTHALSGEREGALLIAGQARALGVSTGSERTLLEVRRAEQLAGSREPDRGS, from the coding sequence GTGAGCGCCTTCGGAACTGAACTGCGGCGCCTACGGTCGCGCAATGGTCTATCCCTACGCGCTCTCGCCGCCCGCACCCACTACAGCCACGGCTACCTCTGGGATCTCGAACAGGGCCGCAAAACCCCGCCCCACGACACCGCGGCAGTCCTTGACCAAGCCCTCAACGGCAGCGGGGCACTCATTGCCGCGGCCTCCGGCATTCAGCCCGTACCCGACTGGGCCGACGACCGGCTCCGCACCGTGGTAGCCGGCAGCCATCACCCCGACCCCGCCACCGTCGACCACCTCGCCCAGGCGCTCGCCGTGCAGCGGCGCCTCGAGGACACCGTCGGTGCAGGACATGTCCTGCTTCCGGTCCTCGGGCAGACGGCCACCGTAGCCCAGATCCGTGCAGCGACCGTCGGCCCGCTGCACGACAAGCTGCTCCGGCTCGAATCCGCGTTTGCGCAGTTCGCCGGTTGGCTGCATCAGGATCTCGGCCGGCGGAGCGAGTCGGAGCAGTGGTACGCGCGGGCGCTCGCCCAGTCTCTTGAGGCCGGAGACAGCGGCATGACCGCCTCGATCCTGTCGATGCAGTCGAACGCAGCATGGGGTGCCGGGAACGTGCGGCGGGCGGTTGCGCTCGCGGAGGCGTCTGCCCGGCAGGCAACTACCCCCGGTGTGCTGGCGTTGTCCGAGCAGCAGCTTGCCCGTGGCCTAGCCGCCGCTGGTCAGCGGGACGACGCGTTGCGGGCGCTGGACCGGGCCGAGGCGCATTCGGTGGCCGCGATGAACAACCGGGACCGGGAGCCGGCTTGGATCTACTTCTCCGACCCGGCGCGGCTGCGAATCCAACGGGCGCTTGCACTGCGGGAGCTGGGCGACTATCGGGAAGCGGCCGACCTGTTCGAGCAGTCGCTTGCCGGGCTGCCGGACGGGTTCACTCGGGACCGCGGCCAGTACCTTGCCCGGCTTGCTGTGACGCATGCCCTGTCGGGGGAACGCGAGGGTGCGCTGCTGATCGCCGGGCAGGCGCGGGCGCTGGGCGTGTCGACGGGATCGGAGCGGACACTGCTCGAGGTGCGGCGGGCCGAGCAGCTCGCCGGTAGCCGAGAGCCTGACCGAGGTTCCTGA